The Halotia branconii CENA392 region CCAGGGCGTAATTTAGTTTCTCTCAAGTCCGTAAAAGGGAATGGAACTAAGACAATATCTCCCTTTTGCAAAGACATTAGATAGGTTCCCCATCATCCAAAGTGTATATGTCTGGTTCTTCATTAAGAAATTCAAAAGCTCCGCCAGCTTGAGCAAGGTGCATTAAGTCACTGGTTAAAGGCTGCGATGAATCAAAAAATAGTTTTTCTTCTAAGAGTATGCGCTCTTCATCAGAGAGAGATAGGATTATTTGCAATAACGATTCAACAAGTTTAGTATTCATATTTAATAAATTTTAAATTCTGTTATAGTTCAAAATCATTATATTCACGCAATTTATTTAGCATTAAAATAGACTTTTGAGTCAGTTCTATTTCTTCTTTTGTTGCTTTTATAGGGATTCCATTGAGGAAATAGCTGTACTTACGCAGAACTTCTTCTTTCCATATTAAATACTCTTTAGCTTTTTTAGAACGCAGAGGATAAAGTTCAAATAAGGGAACAACTATCTCTACTAATTGTTTATTGTTACTCACTTGATAATAAGTTACTGGCTTTCCTTTCTGTGTTGCGTAAGGACGAGTAACATAACCTATATGTAGAGTATTTTGAATGAAATTCAGAACTTATTGATCATCACTTCTTTGACCAATTCTTATTCTCGGAGACCATAATCCATTCGGGCATTTATTAACTATCAAAGAACCTTCACCATCAAAGAAACCACTGAACCAAGACCCAAATTTTTCATCAATATGTAACCGAT contains the following coding sequences:
- a CDS encoding LAGLIDADG family homing endonuclease, whose amino-acid sequence is MNFIQNTLHIGYVTRPYATQKGKPVTYYQVSNNKQLVEIVVPLFELYPLRSKKAKEYLIWKEEVLRKYSYFLNGIPIKATKEEIELTQKSILMLNKLREYNDFEL